Proteins encoded together in one Microcebus murinus isolate Inina chromosome 16, M.murinus_Inina_mat1.0, whole genome shotgun sequence window:
- the NAPSA gene encoding napsin-A isoform X1, which produces MSPPLPLLSLLLLLLLNVEPTGASLIRIPLRRVHPGPRSLKPLSGWGDLAEPPGLGASSRGDKPGFMPLTKYMDVQYFGEIGLGTPPQNFSVVFDTGSSNLWVPSMRCYFFSLPCWFHHRFNPKASSSFRPNGTKFAIQYGTGRLDGILSEDKLTIGGIKGASVVLGEALWEPSLVFTFAHFDGILGLGFPILAVEGVRPPLDILVEQGLLDKPVFSFYLNRDPDVADGGELVLGGSDPAHYIPPLTFVPVTVPAYWQIHMERVKVGTGLTLCARGCAAILDTGTSLITGPTGEIRALNAAIGGIPLLAGEYLIQCSKIPTLPPVSFLLGGAWFNLTAKDYVIQIARGGVRLCLSGFQALDMPPPAGPLWILGDVFLGTYVAVFDRGDTHDSARVGLARARPRQEGQRGGGPAQAQFSGGRPR; this is translated from the exons ATGTCCCCACCATTGCCGCTGctgtccctgctgctgctgctgctgctaaatGTGGAGCCCACCGGAGCCAGCCTGATCCG GATCCCTCTTCGCCGAGTGCACCCGGGACCCAGGTCCCTGAAGCCGCTGAGCGGATGGGGAGATCTGGCAGAGCCCCCCGGCTTGGGGGCCTCGTCCCGGGGGGACAAGCCCGGCTTTATGCCTCTCACCAAGTACATGGAT gtcCAGTATTTTGGGGAAATTGGGCTGGGAACGCCTCCACAAAACTTCTCGGTCGTCTTTGACACTGGCTcctccaacctctgggtcccatcCATGAGATGCTACTTCTTCAGCCTGCCCTGCT GGTTCCACCACCGCTTCAATCCCAAAGCTTCTAGCTCCTTCCGGCCCAATGGGACCAAGTTTGCCATTCAGTATGGAACGGGGCGGCTGGACGGAATCCTGAGTGAGGACAAGCTGACC ATTGGAGGAATCAAGGGTGCATCAGTGGTTTTGGGGGAAGCTCTGTGGGAGCCCAGCCTCGTCTTCACTTTTGCCCACTTCGACGGGATATTGGGACTCGGTTTTCCTATTCTGGCCGTGGAAGGAGTTCGGCCCCCGCTGGATATATTGGTGGAGCAGGGGCTACTGGATAAGCCTGTCTTCTCCTTTTACCTCAACAG GGACCCTGATGTGGCTGACGGAGGAGAGCTGGTCCTGGGGGGCTCAGACCCAGCACACTACATCCCGCCCCTCACCTTCGTGCCAGTCACGGTCCCTGCCTACTGGCAGATCCACATGGAGCG tGTGAAGGTGGGCACGGGGCTGACTCTCTGTGCCCGGGGCTGTGCTGCCATCCTGGATACAGGCACTTCTCTCATCACAGGACCCACTGGGGAGATCCGGGCCCTGAATGCCGCCATTGGGGGAATTCCCCTGCTGGCTGGGGAG TACCTCATCCAGTGCTCGAAAATCCCAACGCTCCCCCCAGTCTCCTTCCTCCTTGGCGGGGCTTGGTTTAACCTCACGGCCAAGGACTATGTCATCCAG ATTGCTCGGGGCGGCGTCCGTCTCTGCTTGTCCGGCTTCCAGGCCTTGGACATGCCCCCGCCTGCAGGGCCCCTCTGGATTCTCGGCGACGTCTTCTTGGGAACCTACGTAGCCGTCTTCGACCGCGGGGACACACACGACAGTGCCCGAGTGGGCCTGGCCCGCGCGCGGCCTCGCCAGGAGGGACAGCGAGGGGGCGGGCCCGCGCAGGCGCAGTTCTCCGGTGGCCGCCCTCGTTGA
- the NAPSA gene encoding napsin-A isoform X2 gives MSPPLPLLSLLLLLLLNVEPTGASLIRIPLRRVHPGPRSLKPLSGWGDLAEPPGLGASSRGDKPGFMPLTKYMDIGGIKGASVVLGEALWEPSLVFTFAHFDGILGLGFPILAVEGVRPPLDILVEQGLLDKPVFSFYLNRDPDVADGGELVLGGSDPAHYIPPLTFVPVTVPAYWQIHMERVKVGTGLTLCARGCAAILDTGTSLITGPTGEIRALNAAIGGIPLLAGEYLIQCSKIPTLPPVSFLLGGAWFNLTAKDYVIQIARGGVRLCLSGFQALDMPPPAGPLWILGDVFLGTYVAVFDRGDTHDSARVGLARARPRQEGQRGGGPAQAQFSGGRPR, from the exons ATGTCCCCACCATTGCCGCTGctgtccctgctgctgctgctgctgctaaatGTGGAGCCCACCGGAGCCAGCCTGATCCG GATCCCTCTTCGCCGAGTGCACCCGGGACCCAGGTCCCTGAAGCCGCTGAGCGGATGGGGAGATCTGGCAGAGCCCCCCGGCTTGGGGGCCTCGTCCCGGGGGGACAAGCCCGGCTTTATGCCTCTCACCAAGTACATGGAT ATTGGAGGAATCAAGGGTGCATCAGTGGTTTTGGGGGAAGCTCTGTGGGAGCCCAGCCTCGTCTTCACTTTTGCCCACTTCGACGGGATATTGGGACTCGGTTTTCCTATTCTGGCCGTGGAAGGAGTTCGGCCCCCGCTGGATATATTGGTGGAGCAGGGGCTACTGGATAAGCCTGTCTTCTCCTTTTACCTCAACAG GGACCCTGATGTGGCTGACGGAGGAGAGCTGGTCCTGGGGGGCTCAGACCCAGCACACTACATCCCGCCCCTCACCTTCGTGCCAGTCACGGTCCCTGCCTACTGGCAGATCCACATGGAGCG tGTGAAGGTGGGCACGGGGCTGACTCTCTGTGCCCGGGGCTGTGCTGCCATCCTGGATACAGGCACTTCTCTCATCACAGGACCCACTGGGGAGATCCGGGCCCTGAATGCCGCCATTGGGGGAATTCCCCTGCTGGCTGGGGAG TACCTCATCCAGTGCTCGAAAATCCCAACGCTCCCCCCAGTCTCCTTCCTCCTTGGCGGGGCTTGGTTTAACCTCACGGCCAAGGACTATGTCATCCAG ATTGCTCGGGGCGGCGTCCGTCTCTGCTTGTCCGGCTTCCAGGCCTTGGACATGCCCCCGCCTGCAGGGCCCCTCTGGATTCTCGGCGACGTCTTCTTGGGAACCTACGTAGCCGTCTTCGACCGCGGGGACACACACGACAGTGCCCGAGTGGGCCTGGCCCGCGCGCGGCCTCGCCAGGAGGGACAGCGAGGGGGCGGGCCCGCGCAGGCGCAGTTCTCCGGTGGCCGCCCTCGTTGA
- the KCNC3 gene encoding voltage-gated potassium channel KCNC3 isoform X3 — protein sequence MLSSVCVSSFRGRQGASKQQPAPPPQPPESPPPLPPPLPPAPLQQQQPAQPGPAASPAGPQATRGPGGQRAEPCPGLPAAAMGRHGGGGGDSGKIVINVGGVRHETYRSTLRTLPGTRLAGLTEPEAAARFDYDPGADEFFFDRHPGVFAYVLNYYRTGKLHCPADVCGPLFEEELGFWGIDETDVEACCWMTYRQHRDAEEALDSFEAPDSAGAANANAAGAHDGGLDDEAGAGGGGLDGAGGELKRLCFQDAGGGAGGPPGGAGGAGGTWWRRWQPRVWALFEDPYSSRAARYVAFASLFFILISITTFCLETHEGFIHISNKTVTQASPIPGAPPENITNVEVETEPFLTYVEGVCVVWFTFEFLMRITFCPDKVEFLKSSLNIIDCVAILPFYLEVGLSGLSSKAAKDVLGFLRVVRFVRILRIFKLTRHFVGLRVLGHTLRASTNEFLLLIIFLALGVLIFATMIYYAERIGADPDDILGSNHTYFKNIPIGFWWAVVTMTTLGYGDMYPKTWSGMLVGALCALAGVLTIAMPVPVIVNNFGMYYSLAMAKQKLPKKKNKHIPRPPQPGSPNYCKPDPPPPPPPHPHHGSGGISPPPPITPPSMGVTVAGAYPPGPHTHPGLLRGGAGGLGIMGLPPLPAPGEPCPLAQEEVIEINRADPRPNGDPAAAALAHEDCPAIDQPAMSPEDKSPITPGSRGRYSRDRACFLLTDYAPSPDGSIRKALVTA from the exons ATGCTGAGCTCAGTCTGCGTCTCGTCCTTCCGCGGGCGCCAGGGGGCCAGCAAGCAGCAGCCGGCGCCACCGCCGCAGCCGCCCGAGTCCCCGCCGCCGCTGCCCCCGCCGCTGCCACCGGCGccgctgcagcagcagcagcctgcgCAGCCCGGCCCCGCCGCGTCCCCGGCGGGCCCCCAGGCAACCCGCGGGCCCGGGGGCCAGCGCGCCGAGCCATGCCCCGGGCTGCCGGCGGCGGCCATGGGGCGGcacggcggcggcggtggcgacAGCGGCAAGATCGTGATCAACGTGGGCGGCGTGCGCCATGAGACGTACCGCTCGACGCTGCGTACCCTGCCGGGGACGCGGCTGGCAGGCCTGACGGAGCCGGAGGCTGCGGCGCGCTTCGACTACGACCCGGGCGCCGACGAGTTCTTCTTCGACCGGCACCCGGGAGTCTTCGCCTACGTGCTCAACTACTACCGCACCGGCAAGCTGCACTGCCCGGCAGACGTGTGCGGGCCTCTCTTCGAGGAGGAGCTTGGCTTCTGGGGCATCGACGAGACCGACGTGGAGGCCTGCTGCTGGATGACCTACCGGCAGCACCGAGATGCCGAGGAGGCGCTCGACTCCTTCGAGGCACCCGACTCTGCGGGCGCCGCCAACGCCAACGCCGCGGGCGCCCACGACGGAGGCTTGGACGACGAGGCGGGTGCGGGCGGCGGCGGACTGGACGGTGCGGGCGGCGAGCTCAAGCGCCTCTGCTTCCAGGACGCGGGCGGCGGCGCCGGGGGACCGccggggggcgcgggcggcgcgggcggcacTTGGTGGCGCCGCTGGCAGCCCCGCGTGTGGGCGCTCTTCGAGGACCCCTACTCGTCGCGGGCCGCCAGG tATGTGGCCTTCGCCTCGctcttcttcatcctcatctccatcacCACCTTCTGCCTGGAGACCCATGAGGGCTTCATCCACATCAGCAACAAGACGGTGACGCAGGCCTCTCCGATCCCCGGGGCTCCGCCGGAGAACATCACGAACGTGGAGGTGGAGACGGAGCCCTTCCTGACCTACGTGGAGGGCGTGTGCGTGGTCTGGTTCACCTTCGAGTTCCTCATGCGCATCACCTTCTGCCCGGACAAGGTGGAGTTTCTCAAGAGCAGCCTCAACATCATCGACTGTGTCGCCATCCTGCCCTTCTACCTGGAGGTGGGCCTCTCGGGGCTCAGCTCCAAGGCCGCCAAAGACGTGCTGGGCTTCCTCCGGGTCGTGCGCTTCGTCCGCATCCTGCGCATCTTCAAGCTGACCCGGCACTTCGTGGGGCTGCGTGTGCTGGGCCACACGCTCCGCGCCAGCACCAACGAGTTCCTGCTGCTCATCATCTTCCTGGCCCTGGGGGTGCTCATCTTTGCCACCATGATCTACTACGCGGAGCGCATTGGCGCCGACCCTGATGACATCCTGGGCTCCAACCACACCTACTTCAAGAACATCCCCATTGGCTTCTGGTGGGCTGTGGTCACCATGACGACCCTGGGCTATGGAGACATGTACCCCAAGACGTGGTCAGGCATGCTGGTCGGGGCGCTGTGTGCTCTGGCGGGGGTGCTCACCATCGCCATGCCTGTGCCCGTCATTGTCAACAACTTTGGCATGTACTATTCGCTGGCCATGGCCAAGCAGAAGCTGCCCAAGAAGAAGAACAAACACATCCCCCGGCCCCCGCAGCCTGGCTCGCCCAACTACTGCAAGCCTGACCCACCCCCGCCACCTCCGCCCCACCCTCACCACGGCAGCGGCGGCATCAGCCCCCCGCCACCCATCACGCCGCCCTCCATGGGGGTGACTGTGGCCGGGGCCTACCCCCCGGGGCCCCACACGCACCCCGGGCTGCTCAGGGGGGGAGCGGGGGGGCTGGGGATCATGGGGCTGCCTCCTCTGCCGGCCCCTGGCGAGCCTTGCCCGTTGGCCCAGGAGGAGGTGATTGAGATCAACCGGGCAG